In Streptomyces sp. WMMB303, the genomic window CCGCATCCAAGAAGAAGACCCGCACCGCCACGCACCGGCCTGCCATCAAGCACCGTCGGTTCCGCCACGACGACTACGTCGCCGTCGACCTGTTCTCCGGCTTCGGCGGACTCACCGAGGGAGTCAAGCGGGCCGGATTCACCACGATCATGGCCGCGAACCACAACGAGTACAAAGTGCAGGTCCACGAGGCGAATCACCCCGAGGCCGAGCACTGGATCGCGGACTTGGTCGATCCCGAGGCCGCGGACTACCACTCCGCCCGGGACCTCCCGGCCGCCGACCTTCTGTGCGCGGGCGTGAGCTGCGTGAACCACTCGCTCGCCAACACGGTCAGGGCCTACGAGCAGGGTCTGGCGCTGTTCGAGCTGGAGGACCCCGACTACGAGGCGCGGGTGACCAGGTCCGAGCGGGACCGGGCCACCGCGACCTGCGTCCTGCAGTACGCGGCCAAGCACCACCCGCGGCTGATCCTGGTCGAGTGCACCACCCAGCTCACCTCGTGGGGGCCCGCGCTGCCGGGCCGCTCGAAGGTCGGGGACGGCAGCACGTACAGGTGGTGGCTCAAGCAGTTCGAACTGCTCGGCTACCACCCCGCGAAGGTTCTCTATCTGAACAGCCAGTTCTTCGGGGTTCCGCAGTCGAGGGACCGCGGCTACTGGATTTTCGTCGACAAGTCCCTGCCGATGCCCGACCTGGAGCACCGGCCGGTCTCGCACTGCGGACGCTGCGATACGGACGTCGAGGCGGTGTGGACGTGGAAGACCGGCATCCCGGACTCCGGCACGGTGATGTACGGCAAGCAGTACAACTACCGGTGCCCAAGCTGCCACCGCGAAGTCGTCCCGCCGATGACGCCGTCGCTGGCCGCGCTCGACCTCACCGACCTCGGTACCCGCATCGGCGACAAGCCCATCAAGGTCTTCAAAGACGGCTTCGTCGGGCCGCTCGCGCGGGCGTCGATGGCGCGAGCGGAGCGCTGTCGTCAGCGCTTCGGCAGCTTCCCCGCGGTCCTTATGCCGGCGAAGAGCGTACGCGGCTCGGAGCGGATTCTGCTGCAGCCGATGGCTACGCAGACCAGCCAGCAGGAGACCGCGATCCTGTCGACCGGCCCGGCTGTCCAGCCGCTGTGGGAGCAGGCCGCCGCTGATGGCTTGGCCGCGCTCGCGGTGGCCAACTACCAGGGAGCACCGCGCAGCGCGCACGAGCCGCTGCCAACCCAGGTCGGTTCGGAGACCCTCGCGGTGGTGTCGTCCGGTGTCATCCCGTACCGGCAGAACACGGTGCCCACGGTGCACAGCGAGCCGATGCCCACGTTCACGTCGGAGCAGATCCCTGCGGTGCTGACGGCCGCCGGCTGGTACAAGCAGAACGGCTCCAGCGGTACCGAGACGGCGCCTCACCCGGTCACGGACCCGCTCGGCACGCTCACCTCGCGGGACACGACCGCGCTGCTCATGGCCCAGTGGCAGGCGTCGCTCGGCGAGGTGCCGCTGGAGGACTGCTTCTACCGGATGATGGCGGCGCACGAGATCGGCAGGGGCTGCGGCTTCGACGTCGACTTCAACGACTACCGCGGCACCTTCACCGTCTGGGGCTCCGCCCGCGATCAGGTCGACGGCTTCGGTAACGCAGTCTCCCAGCAGGTCGGCACCTGGATCGGGTCCCGACTGCGCGCCATCCTCCACACCCCCCAGGACTGCGGCCCTGAACTGGCGGTGGCGGCATGACCGAGCAGACCACCCCCGCGTGCAGCCACTGGGACGGCAGCGCACGCCAGACGTGCCGGACCGTCGACGACGTCCGCCTTTACGCCACCGGCCTGCGTTGCCCCCAGCACACCCCGGCCGCACTCGCAGGCAGGCCCGAACCGGCGACCGGCCCCGGCTGGCCCGCGCAGCCGCCCCGGCCCGACCGAGGCCACGGCCCGGCGCTCCCGCCGGACCTGACCCCTGGAGCAGCTTCATGACCGCCGTACGACTCGACCTCATCATCGGGCCCGAGCGGGCCCGGCAGTTCATCCGTGAGCGCGTACAGCAGCTGGTCACCGGCGACTGCATCCCCCAGGCCCGCGCCGCGGACATGGTGTGCACGGCCGTCCTCGCCGGCGATCCGTGGGTGCTGGCCGACCCGGGCCAGACCTGGATCCCCCGCGACGACGGCCAGGACCCCAACGACCTGCTCGCTGCCGAGCTGTACGTGGCCCAGCGCCACGGCGCCACGGTCCTTGTCGAGGACGAGTGGGCGCAGCGTGCATGGCGGCCCGTCAGCGTCCTGGACGGCTACGTGCTCGACACGTGGCACTGGGCCCGGCAAGCAAGCCCCACCGAGGGGTGAGCGCACCGCCACACGGCCGCTCTTCGCACTCCCTCCTGTACCCGGGCCGGCACTCGGCCGCGGGGACTTGCGGTGAGGGGCTGGCAACCCCCGCCGCCGTGAGGCCACTCAACACCTCCCAACCCAGAGGAGCTCCAGCTATGGCATCTGCATCCACGCTCAACGCCCACAACCTCGCCCGCCTGATCCGTGCGACTGCGCCACACGCGGCGCCGGACGGCGTCGGTCTCGATGTGATCGACGGCATCCGCTTCGACAGCGACGGCACCCATCTGCACGCCGTCGCCAGCGACCGCTACACCGTGGCCGTCGCCCGGGCCCGCCTCACCACCGGTGGTGAGGCGTTCGCTCACACCGTGCACGGCCAGGACATCGCCGCGCTGCGCGCCTGGGTCGACGCGCACCACGGCGAGGCCGCCATCACCCTCACCACCGAGACCGGCCATCTCGTCTTCGACGGCCCGCGCGGCGCCCTGCGTATCCCCGTCACGGACGGCGAGAAGTTCCCCGACTGGCGGCAGCTGCTGCACACCGCACTCGCCGACGTTCCCGCCGACGCCCCGTGCACGGGGTGGACATCGACGTTCTGGGAGCGCTGGCAGCACGCCAACCGCGAGGTCCGCACCTGGCACACCGGCGGAGAGAAGCCCCTGATCGTGCTCGGCACCGACACCATCGGCCTGCAGGCACCCCACCGCCTGCGCGCCCCCGCACTCGACCAGGCAGACACGCCCGCCGACGCCCTGCACGCTTGGAAGACCAGCCTCGGCACGGACACCGGAGAGCGCCTCGACCTTGGCGGGGCCGTGACCGAGCCCCGCTCGCACAACGCCGCCAACACGGCGCCGGAGATGAGCGAGGAACTCCTGAGGCAGACCCTGACCGCCACAGAGGGCCTGTTCAACGCTCCCAGCAACGACCCTGGAGCACTCGCCGCCTACGCACTGTCCGGGGTACACGCATGGTCCGCGTACCGGTTCCTCAAGGCCCTGATGAAGGCC contains:
- a CDS encoding DNA cytosine methyltransferase, which encodes MAAASKKKTRTATHRPAIKHRRFRHDDYVAVDLFSGFGGLTEGVKRAGFTTIMAANHNEYKVQVHEANHPEAEHWIADLVDPEAADYHSARDLPAADLLCAGVSCVNHSLANTVRAYEQGLALFELEDPDYEARVTRSERDRATATCVLQYAAKHHPRLILVECTTQLTSWGPALPGRSKVGDGSTYRWWLKQFELLGYHPAKVLYLNSQFFGVPQSRDRGYWIFVDKSLPMPDLEHRPVSHCGRCDTDVEAVWTWKTGIPDSGTVMYGKQYNYRCPSCHREVVPPMTPSLAALDLTDLGTRIGDKPIKVFKDGFVGPLARASMARAERCRQRFGSFPAVLMPAKSVRGSERILLQPMATQTSQQETAILSTGPAVQPLWEQAAADGLAALAVANYQGAPRSAHEPLPTQVGSETLAVVSSGVIPYRQNTVPTVHSEPMPTFTSEQIPAVLTAAGWYKQNGSSGTETAPHPVTDPLGTLTSRDTTALLMAQWQASLGEVPLEDCFYRMMAAHEIGRGCGFDVDFNDYRGTFTVWGSARDQVDGFGNAVSQQVGTWIGSRLRAILHTPQDCGPELAVAA